The region AAGCGTCAAAACAAACCTGCTACAATCACTTATAATGGAGTACACTTATACAGAGAGAACAGaactctatttatttatttagaggTGGAATTTATCCTACAGCAGTACTTTCTACTTGTCTGCTATCCAGACATGGTGTTGTCGTAAATACATGGTGGTAGCATTCATTGTTGTCACTCAGACAACTGAATTTATTTGAGGTACAGTGTTTATTCAAGTGGAGGTCACTCTCAGACCGTACCTGGAGCTTTGACAGTCTCCTTCCCCACTCGAGCGGCCATACTGAGCGAGTCTTTGCCCCCGTCGATGGCCACCCCGAGCTGACCCATGACCTTACACATGGctttgcaggactcccagagacCTGCCCCCTCACCAGGCAGCTTGGCGGCCCACATCCAGTTGCCACTGCACTTCACATCCTGAAACGTATGATCATAAACTGAGATGAGATCAACACcatgaaaagtaaaaatacttttgtttttacaggttgcccccccccccaccttcagTGCTGTGACTCGGGCAAACACCAGGTTGGTCAGAGCTTCTCCGACAGCCATACGAGCCCCTGCTGCGGGACTAACAAGCGCTTTGATGGGCTGCTCTCCGATGGCCGTGGCCGCGCCTTCAAGGCTGAACTGCGACAGAGCGACAACAGCCACGTCTGCTAAAGGAGTGTGCAGGGGGCCGACACACTGCTGCTGAGCAATCAAACCCGTCACAGACCTGTCCACCTGCGCCAGGACACACAGACATTAGAACTCATAACGTGTCTCGTGTAgggatgattaatcaatgtatgtatttatgtatttatttattatcaggTCAGTCGAGGTTAAGCTGTGTGATTGTTAAGGAGGCGTGGCTGCGCCAGCAATGAAATCTACcaagtgaaaaaatatgaaGTGAAGAAACCTTATTGGTCAGGTAGCGTTTGGAAGCCACAGCAGGCAAACGTAAAACTCTGGCCAGGGCGTCTTTGACCGTCAGCTGGGCAGGAAGGAGCAGCGGCCGATGGGTTGGGGTCAACTGCTCCATCTTAAACTCCTTCTGGGGCATCTTCCCCAGGACCCACTCCAGCTGCAAGTCAACAGGATGACGACCCCCGCTGACTGCTTCGTGACCTTTATCCTCGTCATCCACCAGCACAATCTGAGGGTGAAGGAAGCAAAGGGGTTACCTGACAAAATACGCATGAACTCCATCCAGGTGGAGACGCACCTTGCCGTCGCCGGTAATGTTTCCCACAAAATCTACGGGACATTTCTCCCGCTGACAAACCCTCTCCAGGAAGGACCTGTCTGACGGACGGAGAAGCAGTGCGTTGCTCTCCTGATACTCCGCCCCCCACAGCTCCAGCACGCTCAGTGTGGGGTCGCCTTTCTAAAAGGAGACAAGGTTGGAGTGGATGATTTTATAACCTCTTATTATTCAATAGCGTGTCCTCATGCACCTTAAATCTGCTGCAGTAGATGACGGCCCCTGCAGGTTCGCTCAGCTCCTTCAGAACGTTGCCTGCAGATAAAAGCGGCCATGAATGAGTTTCATCACTCCAATGTTCACATGGTAGCAGGTCCTCCTCCCACCATTGCCTCCAGCTCCCTGGTCATGTATGCTGCAGATGGGGTTCCCGTTGCTTCGTTCCAGGCACGCCCTCAGCGCCCGATTCATCTTCTGCTCCATCTCGGCGTCGCCTCTCTGCACGGCCCCCAGGTCTCGGTCACTGGAGTTGTCACCTTGCACCTGTGGGGACagatcacacacacaggtgcgGTAAGTGATCACACAACAGATTGGCTATGGTGGCCATACCTGAACAGAGGAAGCCGCTCCTCCTCCCACGCCGATTCTGTACACCGGACCTCCAATTTTCACCACTTCCATCCCTGATTTGATGGATGCAGCACAGGATTATGAAGGAACATTGATcagtatgaataaataaatcacttcATTAGCTACATCTGTACAGgcaaaggtgtccaaagtgtgttttttttttaactttagtaGAGGcatcttgacatgaaataacactcataTAGTCTCTTTAACATTCATATTAGCTAATATAGACAATGAGCACCATTGTctttatgttattttgtactCATGTCATTAAATACAGGCATcatgttataatttttttaatagtaaagAGTAAATTTCCAAATAtccaagtagctctccaaatattctttggagagctactcaAAATCAGAGCAGAGAGAGCAAGTAAGTTTCAAGTTACATAAGTTAGCTTATACTCCATGGACCCCATGAACAGCTTTCATGTGAGACAAACGTCCTGttccaaatgtttgttttaaagaCAATATGTCattatggtaaaaaaataagagtcacatttggagtctgcAGACTAGAGGCTAGCTCGGTGGATAACTCTAGCTACCACCAGAGGGACAGAATAAAGTGTGAGCCAGACAAAATGTGTATACAAAGATGGTAGAAATGCCAATCGAGTGCGCGATCACACACTCTGACATTAATAGGTTGAGACTCAGACTAGCTGTTGTCCGTTGACTCCGCATCCTCCAATCTCACAGTAATAAGGAACAAAGTGCATTCCTTTTTCAACGGGCGCACTTTTATCTGGTCGCACATGCGCCAAtagatgaaaaatgtatttgctaTGGATCACATTTTATATGCAAATTatggttattgttattattgtgtccgttgtgagatcattgaaacctgcaataaaagtcggTTGTTCAAATCTGGTGCTTCGGTGGTGGTCtctgaacaattactgacacagaGTGACCAACTATTACAAGTTGTGGCCTTTATGgcatatattgtattttctatttttgtgcttttagccatttttaaacaatttgcttacatatacatattttagtgaaacagcaataatttattcattcatgtttcAAAAACCATGATGTAGTGACTTTATGGTCTTAAATTATTTTCATGGGTTCTGGGGTAtcctgtttttctttaattaacAGCTTAGCATATCTTGGCCTGCAGTGGATTGATATTAGCATGTTTAATGAGAAAAGGTGGGACCTTACACCCTTCAAATTTTCCATTTCAAGCCTTCATTGGAAAATGTTTGTACCTGATCCAATGAGATTCAATACAAAGCCTTTCCAAAAGACAATGAAGCACCTACATTACTAATCCACTgtaaaataaagtctaaaaataaCTGTAAAATGTTACCAGTCTCGGGCTGCTCCTTCTTCACATGTGCATCCTCAATAGAGCCGAGACCACCACTGAACATGATGGGCTTAATCCACTCTCGTCGCTCCCCACTGGGTAGCCGCATGCCAAAAGAACGGGCAAATCCTAGCAAAGAAAACATTAGCCAGAGTTTTGTTGCATACTTTGAATGTGACGTTTTGTCTCCCTACCTGAGAGCACTGGTTCCCCAAACTTGTTGCCGTAATCTGAGGCGCCATCGCTGGCCTCAATGGCCACCTGCAGCGGGGGTGCAAAGCTGGTCGGGTACTCCCACCCGTCTCCGTCATTCTCCCAGGGCAGGACGTACCCTGAAGAGCACACCAGGAGGTGTTAAAGCTATTCTTCTTTCTTTGCAACACACATGCCTTTTTGGACCTGGTATGTGCAGGTTTCCAAAGCAGTATCCTGCTGTGCCGGCGATGACGTGGCCCCCCCGCCCGGCACTCTGGACATCTCGGATGCGACCCCCGGTTCCTGTGGTGGCACCGCTGAACGGAGCAACCCCTGAAAGTTGGAGTTAGAAGTGATTTCTTGGGGAATGGAAAGATATCAAGGTTTGAAGTTCTGACCAGTTGGGAAGTTGTGTGTCTCAGCAGTAAAGATGACATGCCGCAGCGTGTGACGCTTCTCATACGGACTGGCTTGGGATGCATCTTTAGGGTACATGCACTCCAACTTCATTCCTCTGATGCCACTGCCACaggcacgcgcacacacacgcacacacacacacacacacacaactttcaTTATCACTCAAAAACATCCAGCATCCTGCACGTCTGTTTTCGACCTACCTGCTGTTGTCACAGAACTTGATAACGTTGTTCTGGTTGCTGAGCTTCTGCGTGTCCATGATGAGCTTGAAGAGTGTCTCCTCTTGCTCCTGGCCGTCAATCACCATGCGGCCTCGAAAGAACCAGTGACGACTGTGCTCACTGTGGCAAGTGTGTattggttacatttttttctaaaacaaataaacacaaaaactaaTTTAGTCATACCTGTTGGACTGGGCCAGGTCAAAGCATTCCACACTGGTAGGATTCCTTTGAATCCTCTGGAACATGGAGGTGTAGAAGTCCAGATCCCAGGAGTCAAATGCCAAACCTGGGTGACAGACACAACCATGACACCTCCAGGAACGATGTGTAGAAAGTGTGTCGCACTCACAGACATATCACCTATTTACTGTCCAACATGGCTGCCTCACTCTATCgctgttttccaaaaaataattaataaatgattgatgATGTCAATTAGTGGTTGAGTATGGcatattaaaagtaaaaaaatgcatatttaagcaaactgAACATATTTTTCGCctaaatttagcattttcaagAGTAATGgcgaaatgaactaaaatactaatacaGCATAAGCCATTAAGACACACCAACTTCTTCATGTAATATTCTATTCTAATATTCACTAGGTATTAGTAACTGTTTGATGAGACCACCACCAAAGCACCAGACCTAAACAAacggcttttattgcaggtttaaattatctcacaacaggcacaatcatTTCGTGTCTAAAtggctctaataacgttaaaaaaatatttaggaaATCGTAAATGAGTtgccaatgtcataattttcttttcttttttcctaaATGGAATCTTCTGGAAATTCACTTGTTGTGGTCGGGTATAGAActaattaattacaataaatgGTGGATTAGTGTAATTACTTAAGATGGTGCAatctgcaggggggggggggtctacatCTATGAATCCAGCAGACGGCGTTGTCTCACAAGTCAATTCACTCAAGACATGACGTGGTATAACTGTGGGTTGTGTAAGTACTTAATACTGATTATATAATTACTGTCTGTAATCATTTCTACAGTgaattcaaaatgtattttagtgCGAGTGTCATATTAAAAGGgttaaatgtatgaaaaatttGCATTATTAGGTCTTTTTATGGGTGTGTCATTCATTGAGGAGCTTGGAACGTAACCCTGCGTAACCTTTGTGTACTGAGAATGAGCTTTGTGCGGTAAGTCCAGTACAACCGTCACTGTCATGGTTGTGTTAGCTTCCACACACATGCAAGATAATGAGAAGCATCATGGCGGTCTTGTGACTCCAAGCAGCAATAATGTTAActtcattaccattac is a window of Doryrhamphus excisus isolate RoL2022-K1 chromosome 5, RoL_Dexc_1.0, whole genome shotgun sequence DNA encoding:
- the pfas gene encoding phosphoribosylformylglycinamidine synthase isoform X2 — translated: MAVIRFYGDEVKGRSIQRAAKLFPQLSITTELCYNVELTGCDNLSAEHKKILLWLFQPPLQAELLSETPKLKEASEAKLVEIGPRLNFSTAWSTNAVSICQSAGLKDVTRVELSRRFLIKPKEGANMDDMKTLIDFLHDSMTECIYEFPITSFAVDAKPQPVFAVDILGKGREALEKANDELGLAFDSWDLDFYTSMFQRIQRNPTSVECFDLAQSNSEHSRHWFFRGRMVIDGQEQEETLFKLIMDTQKLSNQNNVIKFCDNSSGIRGMKLECMYPKDASQASPYEKRHTLRHVIFTAETHNFPTGVAPFSGATTGTGGRIRDVQSAGRGGHVIAGTAGYCFGNLHIPGYVLPWENDGDGWEYPTSFAPPLQVAIEASDGASDYGNKFGEPVLSGFARSFGMRLPSGERREWIKPIMFSGGLGSIEDAHVKKEQPETGMEVVKIGGPVYRIGVGGGAASSVQVQGDNSSDRDLGAVQRGDAEMEQKMNRALRACLERSNGNPICSIHDQGAGGNGNVLKELSEPAGAVIYCSRFKKGDPTLSVLELWGAEYQESNALLLRPSDRSFLERVCQREKCPVDFVGNITGDGKIVLVDDEDKGHEAVSGGRHPVDLQLEWVLGKMPQKEFKMEQLTPTHRPLLLPAQLTVKDALARVLRLPAVASKRYLTNKVDRSVTGLIAQQQCVGPLHTPLADVAVVALSQFSLEGAATAIGEQPIKALVSPAAGARMAVGEALTNLVFARVTALKDVKCSGNWMWAAKLPGEGAGLWESCKAMCKVMGQLGVAIDGGKDSLSMAARVGKETVKAPGALVISAYAVCPDISTTVTPDLDDPDGTGVLLWVPISPGHHRLGGSALAQCYGQLGDCSPDLDRPQLLAACFNTTQTLINDQLLSAGHDVSDGGLISCLLEMAFAGNRGINVDLSSQGGEGVMELLFSEELGLVLEVSQSDEENVCQRYRDNGLTCHHIGRTCGFGPEAMVTVRVDGQGVLSERLPCLRALWEETSFQLERLQANEQCVQQEEEGLARRTQPTFKVTFDPSEVPIPKQPAAGQPRVAVVREEGSNGDREMSVSLYMAGFEVWDVTMQDLGSASITLEPFKAVVFVGGFSYADVLGSAKGWAATVSYNAAAKAEFDRFRHRGDTLSLGVCNGCQLLALLGWVGEGQDGAVRQVRVTLCQRWNPGIAVRVACRHGGLGFGSVGRSRRRSDAIPQR